The following are encoded together in the Xanthomonas sacchari genome:
- a CDS encoding ABC transporter ATP-binding protein has translation MLEMRAVSKVFRTEQVETHALRSLDLHVREGEFVAVTGPSGSGKTTFLNIAGLLETFTSGQYLLDGQDVSNLNDDARSRMRNQKIGFIFQGFNLIPDLNLFDNVDVPLRYRGMGAAERKQRIEEALSRVGLGSRMKHYPSELSGGQQQRAAIARALAGSPRLLLADEPTGNLDSQMARGVMELLEEINAQGSTIVMVTHDPELAARAQRNVHIVDGQATDLQRDPVLVQGGSDAAATR, from the coding sequence ATGCTCGAAATGCGCGCCGTCTCCAAGGTCTTCCGCACCGAACAGGTCGAGACGCATGCGTTGCGCTCGCTGGACCTGCATGTCCGCGAGGGCGAGTTCGTCGCCGTCACCGGGCCGTCGGGTTCGGGCAAGACCACCTTCCTCAACATCGCCGGCCTGCTGGAGACCTTCACCAGCGGCCAGTACCTGCTCGACGGCCAGGACGTCAGCAACCTCAACGACGATGCGCGCTCGCGCATGCGCAACCAGAAGATCGGCTTCATCTTCCAGGGCTTCAACCTGATCCCCGACCTCAACCTGTTCGACAACGTCGACGTGCCGCTGCGCTACCGCGGCATGGGCGCGGCCGAGCGCAAGCAGCGCATCGAGGAGGCGCTGAGCCGGGTCGGGCTGGGCTCGCGCATGAAGCACTATCCGTCCGAACTGTCCGGCGGCCAGCAGCAGCGCGCGGCGATCGCCCGCGCCCTGGCCGGCAGCCCGCGCCTGCTGCTGGCCGACGAACCGACCGGCAACCTCGACTCGCAGATGGCGCGCGGGGTGATGGAACTGCTGGAGGAGATCAACGCGCAGGGCTCGACCATCGTCATGGTCACCCACGATCCGGAACTGGCCGCGCGCGCGCAGCGCAACGTGCACATCGTCGACGGCCAGGCCACCGACCTTCAGCGCGACCCGGTGCTGGTGCAAGGCGGCAGCGACGCCGCGGCCACGCGCTGA